The Deltaproteobacteria bacterium sequence AGATTCGCGCATTGACGGCGGGGGTCGGCTATCGTCTCCAGCTTTTCCACCAGGGCACACGTGAGCGCAGGCATACCTCCTCCTCCTTTTTCCCGGACACCCGTGCTGCCCTCTCTATCCTAACCCCCTCTTTTTACAAGACTCTAAGCGCGTTCCCCGTGCCTGCAGCGAGCGGCGCACCGGTTTTCATCGCGGTAAACATCAGTGGATGGTTGTAAGCGACAATCCGCGCCACCACACCAAACGGTTCACGCACAGTGTAGTTGAGGTTATCTTCTCCCATCGGAATGGTGTGACCTTTGATCTCAGTGACCAATCCGGCGAAGTGTTCGAGCATGGTGGCAGCGACGCGTGCATCACCGACCATCTCAGCCACAGGGTTGCCTGTATTCAGCGCGTCGAGCATCGCCAGTTCCCCAGCATGCGCACGCAACCTTGCTGCAGCTTCTTTCAACATCGCCGCCCGCTCCAGGGGTTTCACCTTGCGCCATTTGACAAAGGCTTCATGTGCGGCATGTACAGCAGCGTCGACATCGTCAGCGTTGGCATCGGCAACACTGGTGATGACTTCGCCGAGTGCAGGGTTGATGGTCTCCACATACTTCCCTGCGCGCGGTGTTTGCCAGCGACCCGCGTAATAGAGATCGCGGTTCAGCGGCATGATTACCGCTGAGCTGAGATCTTTTTGACTGTTGGGAGATGTCGTCGTCATGGTTCCGTCCTCCAGTGTTCAACACCAATAGCCTTGAGTTGTCAGTTATCAGTGGTCAGCAACAACAGTTTTCAGAAAAACTGAGACCTGACAACTGAGGACTGATAACTAACACTTCCTCTCTGGCTGAAAGTTGAGTGCTGACAGCTCATTATCGACGACCCAATCTCATGGCAGGATTTGTCGGACAAATGTCGTTACTGACATCTTGCGACAACGGCACGCGCTTCCCATAATGTCGTCATGTCGAGACGCAACGCCAAGGCACAAGCAAAAACAGAGAGTGAAGACCTCATCACCACCCGTCATATCACGTTGGTCGTGTATCCTGATTTCGAGCCACTCGATCTGACCGGCCCGTTTTCCGTATTCACTGGGACTGACCGCTTACTCCGCAACCAAGGACGAGTCGAGCACGCTTATCAGGTTGACGTAGTAGGTGGCGAGGTTGGTTCGCTGCGAGCATCCGGTGGCTTAGGGATTGTGGTGGATCGTGCGTGGCGAACTATTCGTGATGGAATCGATACGCTCCTCGTCGTTGGTGGCCCAGGTACGCGTGAGGCGGTACACGATCAATCTCTTCTCACGTGGTTGCAGCGGATAGCGCCGCGCGTGCGCAGACTCGGGGCAGTGTGTAGCGGCAGTTTCATTTTAGCCAATGCTGGCCTGTTGGATGGACGACGGGCGACTACACATTGGGCGTGGTGTGCAGAACTAGCGCGGTTGTTCCCACAGGTTACCGTCGACCCTGATCCCATCTTCATTCGCGACGGTAACACCTACACGTCAGCAGGTGTCACTGCTGGTATGGATTTAGCTTTGGCGTTAGTTGAGGAAGATTTCGGACGAGAGGTCGCCCTCCACATGGCTCGTGACCTCGTTCTGTATCTCCGGCGTCCTGGAGGACAATCACAATTCAGCACCCTGCTCAGTGCGCAGGAGAGTAACCGCGAACCACTACGCGAATTACAAACGTGGATCGTGGAAAATATCGAGGCTGACCTCTCTGTGGCAGCGTTGGCACGTCACGTGGCGATGAGCCCACGTCACTTCGCGCGAGTATTCACGCAGGAAGTTGGGATGACGCCGGGGCAGTTTGTCGAAAAGGTGCGGGTTGAAGCTGCCCGCCGAAGGCTTGAAGAATCCCCACAAGGAGTCAAGGGAATTGCGGCAGACTGTGGCTTTGGCAGCGCAGATACCATGCGGCGCGCGTTCTTGCGTACGTTACGAGTGGCTCCCGTTGCGTATCGCGGCCGTTTTCGCACCGCCGCTTGAGTTGAGCAGATCTTATGACAAGCAACAGAACCTGATTGTCTCGATCAGATAGACAAATACTTATTAGGAGGAATTTCTATGTCAGATGCCCGCAGCCCACTCACCCTTGGAGCTATCTTTTATCCAGCCTTTGAACTGCTCGACGTGTATGGGCCACTTGAGATGTTTGGCAGTATCGGACCTGAATTACGGATTGTCACCGTCGCGCAAAAAGCAGGCGCCGTCACTTCGACACAAGGGCCGCAGACCTTAACGCAGTACGGGTTTGATGATTGCCCTGCACTTGACCTGATCCTTCTTCCGGGTGGAATTGGTACCATCACGGAATTGAACAACGAGCGTATGCTCGACTTTCTCCGTCAGCGTTCGGCGACTGCACTAGTCACGATGTCGGTATGTTCGGGGTCCGCAATACTCGCTAAGGCTGGATTGCTTGATGGTCGCCGCGCGACTTCTAACAAACAGTTCTTTACTCTCGCGACTGCCCAGAGTGAGAAAGTGCAGTGGGTCGAGCAAGCGCGTTGGGTGGAAGATGGCAACATGGTCACATCCTCTGGAGTCTCTGCTGGTATCGATATGGCACTCGCGGTGATTGCGCGCTTGTATGGTCGAGAGCGAGCCGAGCTCATCGCAGCAGGAACGGAATATGAATGGCACCAAGATGCCAACTGGGACCCATTCGTTAAATACTTGAATCAGGGAGATCTCAGCCAATTGCCACCATTGCCGAATACTGAAAGTTGAAGAGTGCACATAAGAACGGAAGTCCAGAAAGGAGGTTGCAACGACGCTTGAATTACGGCCAACATGCGAGCACTGGAACACAGCACTGCCACCCGAGTCTCCCGAGGCAATGATCTGCTCGTTCGAGTGCACGTTTTGCAAGACGTGTGTAGATACTGTCCTGCATAACGTATGTCCAAACTGCGGTGGTGGGTTTGCGCCGCGACCTCACAGACCGTCACGGAATTTGAAAGGGAATAACAACCTAGCCTCCCATCCGGCCAGCACCAAGGTGAAACATCGCCCGGTTGATGTACAGGCACACAACCAGTTTGCCTCACACATTAGTACCATTCCTCCTGAGCAGCGGTGAAGGTCTTGGGATTTGTCAGGCCACTGAGAACACTATGGAACAACAGGCGATCTTTGGTCCGTTCTTTGCCGCGATATTGCTGACGCTGGCAGTGTAGGGCTACATGTACATCCGCCGTATCAGTTTTATCCAAAGTAACAAGCTCGACTAGCAAGGGAGGACTCCTGCGGCCTTCACTGAGAGGAAATCAGTCTACTTCCCGACGGCCCTGACGTGGATCTACAGATGTACTGCCGTATCAGCCAGTAGTGGCGGAAGTGTCCGTTTTGAACTTCGACGCGACCGTACGCAGCTCAGCCGTCAGACGAGCCACCTCTTGTGCGACCAGTGCCGTTTTTTTACTGGCGCTTGTTCCTTGGTCGGTCATTCGCGTGATGTAATCGACACGGCCGGAGATGTCGCGTGCAGTGCTATTTTGGTTCTGCAATACGTGATGAATGCCAACAACTGATTGCACCACACGCACAGTGGCAATTTCGATATCAGCCATTGAGGTGCCAGCCTGGCGAGTCAGCTCTTCACTCGCCGTAACCTGGTCGAGGCTTTGTTGCATTGTATCAACCACAATCCGCAGACTCCTCTGAATGTCAGCAATGAGCGTTTGAATGGACTTGGTTGACTGCGCGGTGCGGCCCGCAAGACTTCTGACTTCCTCCGCGACTACCCCAAATCCCTTGCCGTACTCTCCTGCCCGCGCCGCTTCGATCGCGGCATTCAACGCCAACATATTCGTCTGTTCAGCGATTTCCTTAATCGCCGAAACAATCCCCGAGACATCGGCGGACTGACGTTCAAACTCAGTCAGCGTCTTCAATGAAGTCGCCGCCGTGCCAGAGATCCGCTCGATGATCTGCGTCATCGCCAAAGCGGTATTGCGAATGACCTTGCCACCACCTTGTGACGATTGTGCCGCGGTCTGTGTTAGCGTGGCGGCCTCGGTCGCATACTGGCCAACATGGGCAATAGAGGAGGAAAGTTGCTCAATGTGCGTCGCAATATTGGATGCAGCTACAGCCTGTGTTTCCGCGACGTTCGCGGCTTGTGTAC is a genomic window containing:
- a CDS encoding aldehyde dehydrogenase family protein — encoded protein: MPLNRDLYYAGRWQTPRAGKYVETINPALGEVITSVADANADDVDAAVHAAHEAFVKWRKVKPLERAAMLKEAAARLRAHAGELAMLDALNTGNPVAEMVGDARVAATMLEHFAGLVTEIKGHTIPMGEDNLNYTVREPFGVVARIVAYNHPLMFTAMKTGAPLAAGTGNALRVL
- a CDS encoding GlxA family transcriptional regulator; the protein is MSRRNAKAQAKTESEDLITTRHITLVVYPDFEPLDLTGPFSVFTGTDRLLRNQGRVEHAYQVDVVGGEVGSLRASGGLGIVVDRAWRTIRDGIDTLLVVGGPGTREAVHDQSLLTWLQRIAPRVRRLGAVCSGSFILANAGLLDGRRATTHWAWCAELARLFPQVTVDPDPIFIRDGNTYTSAGVTAGMDLALALVEEDFGREVALHMARDLVLYLRRPGGQSQFSTLLSAQESNREPLRELQTWIVENIEADLSVAALARHVAMSPRHFARVFTQEVGMTPGQFVEKVRVEAARRRLEESPQGVKGIAADCGFGSADTMRRAFLRTLRVAPVAYRGRFRTAA
- a CDS encoding DJ-1/PfpI family protein translates to MSDARSPLTLGAIFYPAFELLDVYGPLEMFGSIGPELRIVTVAQKAGAVTSTQGPQTLTQYGFDDCPALDLILLPGGIGTITELNNERMLDFLRQRSATALVTMSVCSGSAILAKAGLLDGRRATSNKQFFTLATAQSEKVQWVEQARWVEDGNMVTSSGVSAGIDMALAVIARLYGRERAELIAAGTEYEWHQDANWDPFVKYLNQGDLSQLPPLPNTES
- a CDS encoding DUF1272 domain-containing protein translates to MPPESPEAMICSFECTFCKTCVDTVLHNVCPNCGGGFAPRPHRPSRNLKGNNNLASHPASTKVKHRPVDVQAHNQFASHISTIPPEQR